A DNA window from Gillisia sp. Hel1_33_143 contains the following coding sequences:
- a CDS encoding metal-dependent transcriptional regulator, whose protein sequence is MTLSEENYLKAIFHLENSYKNGVSTNALAEEMSTKASSVTDMVKRLSEKSLVNYKKYQGVKLSELGRSKAVNVIRKHRLWEVFLVEKLGFAWDEVHEVAEQLEHIKSDKLIKELDKFLDFPKRDPHGDPIPDSEGNFAISNKMLLADLKKGEAGICVGVKDSSVEFLQYLDKNSIALGQLIEILEKESFDQSMLINLNGNELKISHVISSNLYIKTS, encoded by the coding sequence ATGACCTTATCCGAGGAAAATTATTTAAAAGCGATATTCCATCTTGAGAATTCATATAAGAATGGAGTGAGCACTAATGCTTTAGCAGAAGAGATGAGCACTAAGGCATCTTCTGTAACAGATATGGTTAAACGCCTTTCAGAAAAAAGTCTGGTGAACTATAAGAAATATCAGGGTGTTAAGCTTAGTGAACTAGGAAGATCAAAAGCTGTAAATGTTATTAGAAAACATAGGCTTTGGGAAGTTTTTCTAGTAGAGAAACTAGGTTTTGCATGGGATGAAGTTCATGAAGTGGCAGAACAGCTAGAGCATATAAAGTCGGATAAATTAATAAAAGAGCTAGATAAGTTTCTAGATTTTCCAAAAAGGGATCCTCATGGCGATCCTATACCAGATTCAGAGGGAAATTTTGCCATCTCTAATAAAATGCTTTTGGCAGACTTAAAGAAAGGGGAAGCCGGAATTTGTGTTGGCGTTAAAGATTCTTCCGTAGAATTCTTACAATATCTAGACAAGAACAGCATCGCTCTAGGTCAGCTCATAGAGATTCTGGAGAAAGAGTCTTTTGACCAATCTATGCTTATTAATTTAAATGGAAATGAACTAAAGATCTCTCATGTGATCTCAAGTAATCTATATATTAAAACTTCTTAA
- a CDS encoding SCO family protein — protein sequence MLQFFKKFKTLGMVLLFLSIIIIYSIYTLLKPDPELPIFQPDMVNAELVDSTVQYVRKYHKIADFELLNQNGETITQDFYKDKIYVADFFFTTCVTICPIMTDHMLKIQEQIKNDPEVFLLSHTVIPKADSVPQLKKYALEKGVIDAKWNLVTGDKKQIYDLARKSYLATKTQGDAGPYDMIHTENFVLVDKKRQIRGFYDGTEPDAIEKLMEDIKILKAEYADE from the coding sequence ATGCTTCAATTTTTCAAGAAATTCAAGACACTAGGAATGGTACTGCTCTTCCTTTCCATAATTATTATCTACAGCATTTACACCTTGCTAAAGCCAGATCCAGAACTCCCAATCTTTCAACCGGATATGGTGAATGCGGAGTTGGTAGATTCTACGGTTCAATACGTTAGAAAATATCATAAGATCGCAGATTTTGAATTACTAAATCAAAATGGGGAAACCATAACCCAAGATTTCTATAAGGATAAGATCTATGTAGCAGATTTCTTTTTTACTACCTGCGTAACCATTTGCCCAATAATGACAGATCATATGCTTAAAATCCAAGAGCAGATTAAAAATGACCCAGAAGTGTTTTTACTTTCACACACAGTTATTCCCAAAGCAGATAGTGTACCTCAACTAAAGAAATACGCTTTAGAAAAAGGAGTAATAGATGCCAAATGGAATTTGGTGACCGGAGATAAAAAACAGATCTATGATCTTGCCAGAAAATCGTATCTAGCCACTAAAACTCAGGGTGATGCAGGGCCTTATGATATGATACATACAGAGAATTTTGTGCTTGTAGACAAAAAAAGACAAATTAGAGGTTTTTACGATGGTACAGAGCCAGATGCTATTGAAAAACTTATGGAAGACATCAAAATTCTAAAAGCAGAATATGCAGATGAATAG
- a CDS encoding thioredoxin family protein gives MRSIALIIGYSLVILSSCNSFAQNKENTQWISFEQLEDSLKVKPKKVFIDFYADWCMPCIRMQKEVFTNPAIVSKLSKEYYAVQMNVETTDTIFFGNQMFVNERANRRNPIHQIPQLMARQKNKPFSLPAIVIMDEKFEATARYFQYLNTQQLLKILSN, from the coding sequence GTGAGATCAATAGCTTTAATAATAGGTTACTCTCTAGTTATTTTATCTAGCTGCAATTCTTTTGCTCAGAATAAAGAAAATACACAATGGATAAGTTTTGAGCAGTTAGAAGATTCTTTAAAAGTTAAACCCAAAAAAGTTTTTATAGATTTTTATGCAGATTGGTGCATGCCATGCATTAGAATGCAAAAGGAAGTGTTTACAAATCCAGCAATTGTATCTAAATTAAGTAAAGAATATTATGCCGTCCAGATGAATGTAGAAACCACAGACACTATTTTCTTCGGAAATCAGATGTTTGTGAACGAAAGAGCTAATAGAAGAAATCCAATACATCAAATTCCTCAACTTATGGCAAGGCAAAAGAACAAGCCTTTTTCTTTACCTGCAATTGTAATTATGGATGAAAAATTTGAAGCTACAGCGCGCTATTTTCAATATTTGAATACCCAACAACTTTTAAAGATCTTATCCAATTGA
- a CDS encoding ZIP family metal transporter: MDTIIAYLERIDPILAALYATLFTWGVTALGASLVFFFKNINRAVFDGMLGFTGGVMVAASFWSLLAPGIEMSPGEGFTKVMPAVIGFGAGAMFLFSLDKVLPHLHVNFKMEDKEGIKTPWHKSILLTLAITLHNIPEGLAIGVLFGGVAAGFEGASIGGAVALAIGIGLQNFPEGFAVAVPLRRQGFSRWKSFNYGQLSAIVEPMAAVLGAWAVMTFQPILPYALAFAAGAMIFVVVEEVIPESQQDKYTDIATLGFIGGFILMMSLDVALG, encoded by the coding sequence ATGGATACTATAATTGCTTATTTAGAAAGAATAGACCCAATCTTAGCTGCATTGTATGCAACATTATTCACATGGGGAGTTACAGCTCTAGGGGCTAGTCTAGTTTTCTTTTTCAAGAACATTAATAGAGCAGTCTTTGATGGAATGCTTGGTTTTACCGGGGGAGTAATGGTGGCAGCAAGTTTTTGGAGTTTGCTTGCGCCAGGAATAGAAATGAGTCCTGGAGAAGGTTTTACCAAAGTAATGCCAGCGGTAATAGGTTTTGGTGCAGGAGCTATGTTCTTATTTTCGTTAGATAAGGTATTGCCTCATTTACATGTTAACTTTAAAATGGAAGATAAAGAAGGTATTAAAACTCCATGGCATAAATCTATCCTTTTAACGTTGGCAATCACATTGCACAATATTCCTGAAGGTCTGGCTATTGGGGTTCTATTTGGTGGTGTTGCTGCTGGTTTTGAAGGTGCAAGTATTGGTGGGGCGGTAGCTTTAGCTATAGGTATCGGACTTCAGAATTTTCCTGAAGGTTTTGCAGTGGCCGTGCCGCTTAGAAGACAAGGTTTTAGTAGATGGAAAAGTTTTAATTACGGGCAATTATCTGCTATTGTAGAGCCTATGGCTGCTGTTCTTGGTGCGTGGGCCGTGATGACTTTCCAACCAATTCTTCCATACGCTTTAGCATTTGCTGCCGGAGCTATGATCTTTGTGGTAGTAGAAGAAGTTATTCCAGAATCTCAACAGGATAAATATACAGATATAGCTACCCTAGGTTTTATAGGTGGTTTTATATTAATGATGAGCCTTGACGTTGCTTTAGGATAG
- the pncA gene encoding bifunctional nicotinamidase/pyrazinamidase — MKTLIIIDVQNDFIPGGSLAVPKGDEIIDLINAFQEKFDLIIATQDWHPAGHSSFAANHLGKEEFETIQLHNQEQVLWPIHCVQNSHGAAFSSSLQTSKIEAVFRKGMNPEIDSYSGFFDNAHAKSTGLAGYLKEKNAEDLYFCGLAADYCVYFSIMDALNIGFSATLIEDATRAIDPSKFKDLKENILQKGGKIVESKNLLY, encoded by the coding sequence ATGAAGACGCTAATAATTATAGACGTACAAAATGATTTTATACCCGGAGGTTCTCTTGCAGTTCCAAAAGGAGATGAAATTATAGATCTTATTAATGCATTTCAGGAGAAGTTTGATCTAATAATTGCAACTCAAGATTGGCACCCAGCCGGTCATTCCAGTTTTGCTGCAAATCATTTAGGTAAAGAAGAATTCGAAACTATACAATTGCACAACCAAGAGCAGGTATTATGGCCTATACACTGTGTTCAGAACTCTCATGGTGCAGCATTTAGTTCATCGCTTCAAACTTCAAAGATCGAAGCTGTTTTTAGAAAAGGGATGAATCCAGAGATTGATAGCTATAGTGGTTTTTTTGATAATGCCCATGCTAAATCTACAGGTCTTGCTGGGTACTTAAAAGAGAAAAATGCAGAAGACCTCTATTTTTGTGGTCTTGCTGCAGATTACTGTGTTTATTTTTCTATTATGGATGCTTTAAATATAGGTTTTAGCGCCACCTTAATAGAAGATGCTACCAGAGCAATAGATCCCTCAAAATTTAAAGATCTAAAGGAGAACATACTTCAAAAAGGGGGAAAGATTGTTGAGAGCAAAAACTTGCTATATTAA
- a CDS encoding ferrous iron transport protein A has translation MKLTVAHLKRGQIGIIKSFSVDEVPLKLLEMGCLPGNNVELLQTAPFSDPIYLNINGSHVAIRKETALQIEIEII, from the coding sequence ATGAAGCTAACTGTTGCTCATTTAAAACGCGGCCAGATAGGGATTATAAAATCTTTCTCTGTAGACGAAGTTCCTTTAAAGTTATTGGAAATGGGATGTTTACCTGGCAATAATGTAGAATTGCTTCAAACCGCACCATTTAGCGATCCAATTTATTTAAACATTAATGGATCTCATGTGGCAATTAGAAAAGAAACAGCACTTCAAATAGAAATCGAAATAATATAA
- a CDS encoding nicotinate phosphoribosyltransferase — translation MINFTATYTDQYQLAMAQVYFKNGQKDQTAVFDYYFRKLPFKGGFAVFAGLEDLLEKLENLSFSADDIEYLEKQDFEPEFLEYLKNFKFSGNIYSAQEGDLVFPNSPILQLEANIIEAQIVETMLLNLLNFQTLIATKASRIRLVAGDKMLLDFGLRRAQGPGGYYASRAAVIGGFNGTSNVVAGKDFNIPVVGTMAHSFIMSYDSELEAFRSFASGRPKDCVLLVDTYDTLKSGIPNAIKVGKEMEERGQKLAGIRLDSGDLAYLARESRKLLYAAGMEYVKIAASNQLDEYVIKSLLEQKAAIDVFGVGTNLVTGNPDAALDGVYKLAVSNGKARIKISETLAKVTLPNRKQVFRMINSEGDLIGVDAVCLREESNVTRIFDPKEPIKSMTVKDLQKEEVLHWIMKDGKRTQASRSLNEIAAYVTSNLKRLPAEYKRFNNPHIYKVGISQELKEEREKLLAKYQE, via the coding sequence ATGATCAATTTTACCGCTACCTATACAGACCAGTATCAATTGGCTATGGCCCAGGTCTATTTTAAAAATGGACAAAAAGACCAAACTGCAGTTTTCGATTATTATTTTAGAAAACTTCCTTTTAAGGGTGGGTTTGCTGTATTTGCCGGTCTTGAAGATCTTCTTGAAAAATTAGAGAATTTAAGCTTTAGTGCAGATGATATTGAATATTTAGAGAAGCAGGATTTTGAACCAGAATTCTTAGAATATTTAAAGAACTTTAAATTTAGTGGTAATATCTATTCTGCTCAGGAGGGTGATCTAGTTTTCCCTAACAGTCCTATCCTGCAATTAGAAGCCAATATTATTGAAGCGCAGATTGTAGAGACAATGCTCCTAAATTTATTAAACTTTCAGACCTTAATAGCTACTAAAGCAAGTAGAATAAGATTGGTGGCTGGAGATAAGATGCTTTTAGATTTTGGCTTAAGAAGAGCTCAGGGGCCAGGAGGTTACTATGCTAGTAGAGCAGCTGTAATTGGTGGATTTAATGGTACCAGTAATGTGGTAGCTGGAAAAGATTTCAATATTCCAGTTGTGGGTACCATGGCACATTCGTTTATTATGAGTTATGATAGCGAATTGGAAGCTTTTAGATCTTTTGCTTCAGGAAGACCGAAGGACTGTGTTCTCTTGGTTGACACCTATGACACTCTTAAGAGCGGTATTCCTAATGCGATAAAGGTTGGGAAGGAAATGGAAGAAAGAGGTCAGAAATTGGCTGGTATTAGGCTAGATAGTGGAGACCTTGCTTATTTAGCAAGAGAGTCTAGAAAGTTGCTATATGCTGCCGGAATGGAATATGTGAAGATTGCAGCTTCCAATCAACTAGATGAATATGTAATTAAGAGTTTGCTAGAACAAAAGGCAGCAATAGACGTATTTGGCGTAGGAACCAATCTGGTTACAGGAAATCCTGATGCAGCTTTAGATGGGGTTTATAAATTGGCTGTTTCCAATGGAAAAGCTAGAATTAAAATTTCAGAAACATTGGCTAAAGTAACTTTACCAAATAGAAAACAAGTATTCAGAATGATTAATTCGGAAGGAGATCTTATTGGAGTAGATGCCGTTTGTCTAAGAGAGGAGTCTAATGTAACTCGTATTTTCGATCCAAAGGAGCCAATAAAATCTATGACAGTTAAAGATCTTCAGAAAGAAGAAGTTTTACACTGGATCATGAAAGATGGAAAAAGAACACAAGCTTCAAGATCACTAAATGAAATTGCTGCTTATGTTACCTCTAATTTAAAAAGATTACCGGCAGAATATAAAAGATTCAATAATCCGCATATATATAAAGTAGGGATAAGTCAGGAGCTCAAAGAGGAGCGAGAAAAACTATTGGCTAAATATCAGGAATAA
- the feoB gene encoding ferrous iron transport protein B: MGKQINVALIGNPNTGKTSVFNQLTGLNQQVGNYPGITVEKKEGICKLPRGLKAHIIDLPGTYSLNASSLDENVVIELLLNKNDKDFPDVAVVVSDVENLKRNLLLFTQIKDLEIPTILVINMADRMQRKGIELDVAILEERLNTKIALVSARKRTGIEELKELILNYRQISTEPCLHASVMDPEYFGRLRKAFPNQSLYKLWLVITQDVNFGNVNRHSLTSDSSFHTKSNSDLKRLQQKETILRYQFINGLLKEAMTVDLSTATDLRIRIDRLLTHRVWGYVIFTIIMLVIFQAIYDWSSYPMDFIDTTFAQLGEWSRNALPAGSLTNLIVEGIIPGLGGIVIFIPQIAFLFFFISILEESGYMSRVVFLMDRIMRRFGLSGKSVVPLVSGTACAIPAVMATRNIENWKERLITILVVPFTTCSARLPVYLIIIALVIPDESYFGLNLQGLTLMLLYLLGFGTAIGAAWILNKILKIKSKSYFVIEMPNYKVPLFKNVAINVIEKTKSFVFGAGKIILAISIILWVLASYGPGDNFNKAEEIVKSSYVETQIPEQEIEQEIAAYKLKHSYIGIIGRGIEPAVTPLGYDWKIGIAIVSSFAAREVFVGTLATIYSVGSDQEETIKNRMAAEVNPILGGPLFTFASGISLLLFYAFAMQCMSTLAIVKRETNTWKWPMLQLVIMSAFAYIVALIAFQVLK; encoded by the coding sequence ATGGGGAAACAAATTAATGTTGCGTTAATTGGTAACCCAAATACCGGTAAAACCTCTGTCTTTAATCAACTTACCGGCCTAAACCAACAAGTTGGAAATTATCCAGGTATTACAGTAGAGAAAAAAGAAGGTATCTGCAAATTACCTCGTGGTTTAAAAGCCCACATTATAGATCTCCCCGGAACTTATAGCCTTAATGCATCTTCCTTAGATGAAAATGTAGTTATAGAACTTCTTTTGAATAAGAACGATAAAGATTTTCCCGATGTAGCGGTTGTGGTGAGTGATGTAGAAAATTTAAAAAGAAATTTACTTCTTTTTACTCAGATCAAAGATCTTGAAATCCCTACCATATTAGTGATAAATATGGCAGATAGAATGCAGCGAAAAGGGATCGAGCTAGACGTTGCCATTCTTGAAGAAAGATTGAATACCAAAATTGCGCTAGTTAGCGCTAGAAAAAGAACAGGAATTGAGGAGCTTAAAGAACTGATCTTAAATTATAGACAGATCTCTACAGAGCCATGTTTACACGCCTCTGTTATGGATCCGGAATATTTTGGAAGATTAAGAAAAGCCTTTCCAAATCAATCCCTTTATAAATTATGGCTGGTAATTACTCAGGATGTAAATTTTGGGAATGTAAACAGACACTCTCTAACCTCAGATAGCAGTTTTCATACTAAGAGTAATAGTGATCTTAAAAGGCTTCAGCAAAAAGAAACAATCTTACGCTATCAATTTATTAATGGGTTGCTAAAAGAAGCCATGACGGTAGATCTTAGTACCGCTACAGATCTAAGAATAAGGATTGACAGATTGCTTACACATAGAGTTTGGGGGTATGTGATCTTCACCATTATAATGCTGGTTATTTTTCAAGCTATTTATGATTGGTCTAGCTACCCGATGGATTTCATAGATACTACTTTTGCCCAATTAGGCGAATGGTCTAGAAATGCATTACCTGCAGGATCATTAACCAATTTAATTGTAGAAGGGATCATTCCCGGTTTAGGAGGTATTGTGATCTTCATTCCGCAAATTGCCTTTCTTTTCTTCTTTATTTCAATATTGGAAGAAAGCGGATATATGAGTAGGGTAGTATTTCTAATGGACCGTATTATGAGAAGGTTTGGCTTGAGCGGAAAAAGTGTAGTACCATTAGTCTCCGGTACTGCCTGTGCTATTCCCGCTGTTATGGCCACAAGGAATATCGAAAATTGGAAAGAACGACTTATTACTATTTTGGTAGTACCTTTTACTACTTGTTCTGCAAGGTTACCGGTATATTTAATTATTATAGCGCTTGTAATTCCCGATGAATCTTACTTTGGACTAAATTTACAGGGTCTAACCTTAATGCTATTATACCTATTGGGCTTTGGAACAGCCATAGGGGCCGCGTGGATCTTAAATAAGATCTTAAAGATCAAATCTAAGAGTTATTTTGTAATTGAGATGCCAAATTATAAAGTGCCATTATTTAAAAATGTTGCCATTAATGTAATTGAAAAGACAAAATCTTTTGTGTTTGGCGCTGGTAAGATCATACTTGCAATTTCTATTATACTATGGGTTTTGGCTAGCTATGGTCCCGGCGATAATTTTAATAAAGCTGAAGAGATCGTAAAAAGTTCTTATGTAGAAACTCAAATTCCGGAACAGGAAATAGAACAGGAAATTGCTGCTTATAAACTGAAACATTCTTATATAGGTATTATTGGGCGAGGTATAGAGCCAGCGGTAACTCCATTAGGGTATGACTGGAAAATAGGAATTGCTATTGTGAGCTCCTTTGCTGCTAGAGAAGTTTTTGTTGGTACATTAGCTACTATCTATAGTGTTGGAAGTGATCAGGAAGAGACCATTAAGAATAGAATGGCCGCAGAAGTAAATCCTATTTTAGGGGGACCTCTTTTTACCTTTGCCAGCGGAATAAGTTTGCTATTATTCTATGCTTTCGCTATGCAATGTATGAGTACTTTGGCTATTGTTAAAAGAGAAACCAATACATGGAAATGGCCTATGCTTCAGTTAGTAATTATGAGCGCATTTGCTTATATAGTAGCTTTAATAGCTTTCCAGGTGCTAAAATAA
- a CDS encoding TonB-dependent receptor, with the protein MKQFYYIFILISTMALGQDNKAVISGVISSGKTPISFATVYLSDGSIGSSADIDGKYSLILTPGTYRIIAQSQGYLSKTTTVTIDEENNKVLNFDLEEGNESLDEIVVTGTRTKKRKTDSPVIVNLISSETLQQVVATDLSEGLRFQPGLRVEMNCQTCNYSQIRMNGLQGGYSQILINGRPIFSPLTGLYGLEQIPVNMIERIEVVRGGVSALYGSSAIGGTVNVITKIPKQNSYSLDYSYQNIDGEASQNLINGNATVVSENYRSGANFFVNSRRRDAYDANDDNFSELPKLKDNSFGVNAFYLPSEDSKLELSFSSLNEYRFGGEIVDKPAYLAQQSEERTHNVLMGSLDYQINFNDDKSSLIMYYGGQHTDRDHYTGIIPDDEAEKQAFFAAAPYGTSEVTTHQGGSQFNQKIEKFLGGKTVLTGGAEFIYDAVNDEIRTYNYLIDQTTRNLGIFLQNDWDLTEDLNFLSGFRIDKHNLVDYAIFSPRASLLYKFKETTQFRLGWGTGFRAPQAFDTDLHIAFAGGGISRISLAEDLKEERSNSFTGSINYDYATEHFIGGFTFEGFYTHLKDAFYQFPLGEDEFGKRFEKRNGNGATVQGITLELRANYDYLLELEAGFTLQSSKFEEPVENIEGLSSKREFLRTPNDYGYATLTYSPTKKLNVSANMVYTGKMDIAHFGGQNTGQQIDKYYRTPTFTELSIRTAYLFDLPNISTGLELSGGVKNITNSYQDDFDLGKNRDSNYIYGPAAPRTVFVGLKIKSL; encoded by the coding sequence ATGAAACAGTTCTATTATATTTTTATTCTGATTTCCACAATGGCCTTAGGACAAGATAATAAGGCTGTTATTTCTGGAGTCATCAGTTCCGGGAAAACTCCTATTTCGTTTGCTACTGTTTACCTAAGTGATGGTAGTATTGGTTCAAGTGCAGATATAGATGGCAAATATTCTCTTATATTAACTCCAGGAACGTACAGAATTATTGCACAATCTCAGGGTTACTTATCTAAAACAACTACAGTAACCATAGATGAAGAAAATAACAAGGTTCTCAATTTTGATCTTGAAGAAGGAAATGAATCTCTAGATGAAATTGTAGTTACAGGAACTCGTACCAAAAAACGTAAAACAGATTCTCCTGTAATTGTAAACCTTATTTCAAGTGAAACTTTACAACAGGTAGTAGCAACAGATCTTTCTGAAGGCTTAAGATTTCAACCGGGTTTACGTGTAGAAATGAATTGTCAGACCTGTAATTACAGCCAGATCAGAATGAATGGATTACAAGGTGGCTACTCTCAGATCTTAATTAATGGTCGCCCAATATTTAGTCCCCTCACCGGTTTGTACGGACTAGAACAAATCCCGGTAAATATGATAGAACGTATAGAAGTGGTAAGAGGTGGAGTTTCTGCACTTTATGGCTCTAGTGCAATTGGAGGTACGGTAAATGTGATCACCAAAATTCCAAAGCAAAATTCATACAGCCTCGATTATTCTTACCAAAATATAGATGGGGAAGCAAGTCAGAATTTAATAAATGGAAATGCAACGGTAGTGAGTGAGAACTATAGATCTGGTGCCAATTTTTTTGTGAATAGTCGCAGAAGAGATGCGTACGATGCTAATGATGATAATTTTTCAGAATTACCAAAGCTTAAAGATAATTCATTTGGGGTAAATGCATTTTACCTTCCTTCAGAAGATTCAAAATTAGAATTAAGCTTTAGTAGCTTGAACGAATATCGCTTCGGAGGCGAAATTGTAGATAAGCCGGCCTATTTAGCACAACAAAGTGAAGAACGAACACATAATGTCTTAATGGGAAGTCTAGATTATCAAATCAATTTTAATGATGATAAAAGCTCTTTAATAATGTATTATGGAGGTCAACATACAGATAGAGATCATTATACGGGAATTATTCCTGATGATGAGGCAGAAAAGCAGGCCTTTTTTGCTGCTGCTCCATACGGAACTTCAGAGGTGACAACGCATCAAGGGGGCTCGCAATTCAATCAGAAAATAGAGAAATTCTTAGGAGGTAAAACGGTTTTAACTGGAGGGGCAGAATTTATATATGATGCGGTAAATGACGAGATTAGAACTTATAATTATCTAATAGATCAAACTACAAGAAACTTAGGGATCTTCTTGCAAAACGACTGGGATTTAACTGAAGATCTGAATTTTCTTTCCGGCTTTAGAATAGACAAACATAATCTGGTAGATTATGCCATATTTAGCCCTCGTGCTTCCCTATTGTATAAATTTAAGGAAACTACACAATTTAGGTTAGGCTGGGGTACGGGATTTCGAGCACCACAAGCTTTTGATACAGACCTGCACATAGCCTTTGCTGGAGGCGGAATTTCACGAATATCCCTTGCAGAAGATCTAAAAGAAGAACGCTCCAATAGCTTTACGGGTTCTATAAATTACGATTATGCCACCGAGCATTTTATTGGCGGATTTACGTTCGAAGGTTTTTACACGCATTTAAAAGACGCTTTTTATCAATTTCCTTTAGGCGAAGATGAATTTGGAAAACGTTTTGAAAAACGTAATGGTAACGGTGCGACGGTACAAGGAATTACTCTAGAACTCCGAGCCAATTATGATTATCTCTTAGAATTGGAAGCCGGATTTACACTGCAAAGTAGCAAGTTTGAGGAGCCTGTAGAAAACATTGAAGGACTATCCTCAAAGCGTGAATTTTTAAGAACACCAAATGATTATGGATATGCAACCCTTACCTACTCGCCTACTAAAAAGCTAAATGTAAGTGCTAATATGGTGTACACAGGAAAAATGGATATTGCGCATTTTGGAGGACAAAACACCGGCCAACAGATAGATAAATATTATAGAACACCCACTTTTACAGAATTAAGCATTCGTACCGCTTACCTTTTTGATCTTCCAAATATAAGTACCGGTTTGGAACTCTCGGGTGGAGTAAAAAATATAACCAATAGTTATCAGGATGATTTTGATTTAGGAAAAAACCGTGATAGTAATTATATATACGGCCCCGCGGCACCAAGAACTGTATTTGTAGGATTAAAAATTAAATCGTTATAA
- the rseP gene encoding RIP metalloprotease RseP gives MDPFIIKAIQLLLSLSLLIVLHELGHFIPAKLFKTRVEKFFLFFDVKFALFKKKIGETEYGIGWLPLGGYVKISGMIDESMDKEQMAKPPQPWEFRSKPAWQRLIIMLGGVTVNLVLGFLIYMMVLFVWGSNYIGPDDMPRGFAVADQFKEFGFEDGDRILEVDGKEMQNSLDINKHLFMRDIQTITVLHQNGNEETISVPEDIGSVMFQEGVMQPFVPIQYAVVDSVLADKSAGAAGLKKGDSIISLNDTEIGYWHELAPIANENKDKKVELVYKRDGKILSAEVSPDEDGMIGFTSKRDFDIQSREYTFGESIEEGFNYGYWTLHDYVAQFKYVFTAKGATQVGGFGAIGGLFPDGWNWQGFWLATALISIILAFMNILPIPALDGGHVMFLLYEIVTGRPPNEKFMEYAQMVGFFILIALVLFANGNDIYRWLFS, from the coding sequence ATGGATCCATTTATAATAAAAGCAATACAATTACTATTAAGCTTATCCCTATTGATCGTCTTGCACGAATTAGGACATTTTATTCCGGCGAAATTATTTAAAACGAGAGTAGAGAAATTCTTCCTGTTCTTTGATGTAAAGTTTGCCCTCTTTAAAAAGAAAATTGGTGAGACAGAATATGGTATAGGATGGTTGCCCCTTGGAGGTTATGTTAAGATATCAGGAATGATAGATGAGAGCATGGACAAGGAGCAAATGGCAAAACCACCGCAACCATGGGAATTTAGAAGTAAACCTGCTTGGCAACGATTAATTATAATGCTTGGAGGAGTTACTGTGAATTTGGTCTTAGGTTTTCTAATCTATATGATGGTGCTTTTTGTATGGGGTAGCAATTATATTGGACCAGATGATATGCCAAGAGGATTTGCAGTTGCAGATCAATTTAAAGAATTTGGTTTTGAAGATGGCGATAGAATACTTGAAGTAGATGGTAAGGAGATGCAAAATTCTCTAGATATTAATAAACATCTATTTATGCGCGATATTCAAACTATTACCGTGCTACATCAAAATGGTAATGAAGAAACAATTTCAGTACCAGAAGATATAGGTTCTGTAATGTTTCAGGAAGGGGTAATGCAGCCATTTGTACCAATTCAATATGCAGTGGTAGATAGCGTACTTGCAGATAAATCTGCAGGTGCTGCCGGACTTAAAAAAGGAGATAGTATAATATCTCTTAATGATACTGAAATTGGATACTGGCATGAGCTTGCTCCAATAGCCAATGAGAATAAAGACAAGAAGGTAGAACTAGTTTACAAGCGTGATGGAAAGATCCTGAGTGCTGAAGTATCTCCAGATGAAGATGGAATGATAGGTTTTACTTCTAAAAGAGATTTTGACATACAATCTCGCGAATATACTTTTGGAGAAAGTATAGAAGAAGGATTTAACTATGGATATTGGACGCTTCACGATTATGTAGCTCAGTTTAAATATGTATTTACTGCTAAAGGGGCAACTCAGGTAGGTGGTTTTGGAGCTATTGGAGGATTATTCCCTGATGGATGGAACTGGCAAGGATTCTGGCTGGCAACAGCATTAATCTCAATTATATTAGCTTTTATGAACATCTTACCAATACCTGCTTTAGATGGAGGGCATGTAATGTTCTTACTATACGAGATCGTAACCGGAAGGCCTCCTAACGAGAAATTTATGGAATATGCACAAATGGTTGGGTTCTTTATCTTAATAGCTTTAGTGTTATTCGCAAATGGGAATGATATTTACAGATGGTTATTTAGCTAG